CGGTGACGAAAAAGGTCGGTCGCCCAAGGCTGCGCTCAAGATGCTGGCGCATAGGCTCGTACTGCTCGAACAGGACCCGCGTGCTGTAATAAGGGGTAATGCCGATTTCAAGGGATTGTGGTTGGTCCGCTCGGACGGCCCCGGAAGGCATCAAAAAACACACAAGAATAGCTGCGCAGCGCAGCCACGACCAGTTTGTCATTGTCTCGTTTCCTCTGCATGGCCAGGTTTTCCCGGTCCAGTTCCTTCCCGTGGTTAACATAACCAATCGTTGGGAAGTCGCCTAGGGTCTTCGTGGAATTGGTGATTTTTTAAGAAGCGGGGGAATGAGCCAAGACACCGAATAGGTCATAGTCATCCGTCTCTTCCACCACCGCCTTGACCAGATCCCCCGGCTGAACACCGGTCAAACCGTCCAAGTGAAACTGTCCGTCAATTTCCGGGGCGTCGGCGGCAGTGCGACCGATGGCACCATCCTCGTCCACATGATCGATGAGCACGTCGCAGGTTTTTCCGACTTTGGCGGCCATGCGCTCTGCGGAGATTTGCCGTTGCAGTTCCATCAACCGGTGCCAACGTTCTTCTGTCTCGTCAGGATCAATGGGATCGGCCAGGTCGTTGGCCTTGGCGCCTTGGACAGGCTCGTACTTGAAGCAGCCGACCCGGTCCAATTGCGCTTCTTCCATCCAGTCCAGCAGGTCCTCGAACTCGTCCTCGGTCTCGCCGGGGAAACCGACGATGAAAGTGGAGCGCAGGGTCAGATCAGGGCAGATGTCGCGCCAGGTTTTGATGCGGTCCAGCACCTTCTCGCCGTGGGCCGGGCGGCGCATGGCCTTGAGCACCCGGGGATTGGCATGCTGGAAGGGGATGTCCAGATAGGGCAGGACCAGCCCCTCGGCCATCAACGGGATGAGTTGATCCACATGGGGGTAAGGGTAGACGTAGTGCAGCCGCACCCAAATGCCCAGTTCTCCCAAGGCGCGCGCCAAGTCTGTTGCATGGGCACGCACATTGCCGCCCGCCCAGGTGCTGCTGGCGTGTTTGAGATCCAGGCCATAGGCGCCCGTATCCTGGGAGACCACCAGCAATTCCTTCACCCCGCCGATGGCCAAGGCTTCGGCCTCGGCCAAGATGTCGGCGGCCGGGCGGCTGACCAATTTGCCACGGATATCGGGGATAATGCAGAAGCTGCATTGATGGCCGCAGCCTTCGGAGATCTTCAGATAGGCATAGTGGCGCGGGGTGAGCTTCAGCCCGGCGGCGGGCACCAGGTCCTGGTAAGGATCATGCAGCGGCGGCACCGCGTCGTGCACGGCATTGACCACGGCCTCGTATTGCTGCGGGCCGCTGATGGCCAGTACATCCGGATGGACGGCGCGTACCGCCTCCGGGTCTACGCCCATGCAGCCGGTGACCACGACCTTGCCGTTCTCTGCCAGGGCCTCGCCGATGGCTTCCAGGCTTTCCGCCTTGGCGCTGTCGAGAAAGCCGCAGGTATTGACCACCACCAGGTCGGCGCCGTCATAGTCCGAGGAAATCTCATAGCCCTCGGCCCGCAAACGGGTGAGGATCCGTTCGGAATCGACCAGGGCCTTGGGACAGCCGAGGCTGACCAGCCCGACGCGGGGCGGATTGCTGTTCATGGAGGAGGTTATAGGGTGGAACCCCCCGGGTGTCCAATGACGGACTCATAGCAACGTTTGAGTAATTCATGCTTCGACAAGCTCAGCATGAGGGTAACATAGAGCCCCATATCCTGAGCTTGTCGCAGGACAAGGGGCGCAGGACAAGGGGTGACGGGTGGTTTGTCAGCCGCCTTTGGAAAGTGCCACGTCCACCGCCAGAATTTGTTCGGCTACGGAAATGGGGATCTCCGAGGTGATCTCCAGACCTCGGTCCTCAAACACATCGCTGCCCATATGCTCGAACTGCCAATCGCGAATGGCGCGGTCACGTTGTTCGACAAGCTTGGCGATTTGCGGCTGAAACAACTGCAGGATGGCGGTCAGCCAGATGTTCACCGGCCAGGAAGGAGGAACCATGTCCATCTCAAAGCGGTCGATCATGGCGATCACATCCTCTGCGGCATACCAGTTTTCGGCGGTCACCCAGCGATTGGTGGTGAACAGCCCGATGGGGACGCCGGCATTATCCATGGAGATGGCGATCAGGTGGCTCAGCTTGTCTTCGCGCTCGTCCATATAGGTCGCGTGGCTCTGTTCCACTGGCGCCATGCCCTTGGTCATGCCCGCAGCGCGCAGAAAGGTATGGAAGTGGCCATGCTCGCCGGTTCGATGGGCGTGATAGTAATACTGGCTGGCGCTGGCCGGGTCGAACACGTCGCCCGGCGGATAGTGATCATATTCGTAAAAGGTGCCCTGTCCCTTGAGCACCTCGCCGACAATGTTGTCGTCGGTTTTTTTTAGCACCCGCAGGCATTCGGTGATCCGGTCCCCAGCCTCGGCCATGCGCTGTAG
The sequence above is drawn from the Magnetospira sp. QH-2 genome and encodes:
- the rimO gene encoding 30S ribosomal protein S12 methylthiotransferase RimO is translated as MNSNPPRVGLVSLGCPKALVDSERILTRLRAEGYEISSDYDGADLVVVNTCGFLDSAKAESLEAIGEALAENGKVVVTGCMGVDPEAVRAVHPDVLAISGPQQYEAVVNAVHDAVPPLHDPYQDLVPAAGLKLTPRHYAYLKISEGCGHQCSFCIIPDIRGKLVSRPAADILAEAEALAIGGVKELLVVSQDTGAYGLDLKHASSTWAGGNVRAHATDLARALGELGIWVRLHYVYPYPHVDQLIPLMAEGLVLPYLDIPFQHANPRVLKAMRRPAHGEKVLDRIKTWRDICPDLTLRSTFIVGFPGETEDEFEDLLDWMEEAQLDRVGCFKYEPVQGAKANDLADPIDPDETEERWHRLMELQRQISAERMAAKVGKTCDVLIDHVDEDGAIGRTAADAPEIDGQFHLDGLTGVQPGDLVKAVVEETDDYDLFGVLAHSPAS